The sequence aggctgtggtgatgatccgctgggctCCGGTATATAGTTGTTCTACTAAGGTGTAGacagccttcagcttcttccgcACATCGTTTCCTAAGTGCCCGATGTGTGTGCCTACAACAATAAAGACACGTTTTCAAACCGGATTTATATTACAGCGGGTTGACATCATCGCAGACGATCAAAGGAGCTTACCGAAGATTGCCGCgatcatggaatgtacttgccgctttacggctGTAAgatcatctaccaccggtttaagggcagcttcagcgttttccGCTCGTTTGATTAAAGTgaccttctcagtggcccaatcagcccgctctttcttgaagccttctttcagctGTTCAGTGGTGTTCAAAGCACTGTTTAATTCTTTCTTGGCCTTGTCTGTTTCGGCTTGTTGGGTTTTCAATGCCTCCTGtaaatcggcaatccggtcctccttgattctcgcctcagcctgcatacagacaacaTTTTCAACAAGCGGTtcaagaaattgaagtatcaaccacatagcaaagttatatgcctgatacttcgGGGCTAATGTACCTTCAGTTTTTATACATGTTGTTAGgttgcaaagtcccaagctcaatacaagtattcaacttggcacttgggggctaatggataTTTGATCTACGTATGTTTTCAAGGACAGTTTTCTATTAAAGCCCCGGTTTAATTAggctaagttaaaccggcccttggggggctATGCGGATGAATTTCAAAAAGTGTTAAGGAAcatattcaagtcccggtttgatcaagattacaaaccggcccttgggggctaggaggatgaATACAAGGGCAGTAAGTAAAGAAGTGgattacctcaaatttatccctcattatcttgaccaggccagcttcacagtcacggctggtataaagccggtttaaataaccagaatgaaggtcttgggcactcagagcagcatatgtctccagttcaacatcccattttcctttattTAAAGTGGAGaaatcttctttcacagtatgTCTGGTTAAGGTGGCAGGATTCCTCGGCTCAGAGCGGCCCTCACCAGtgatcacaacatcatcatctttagACTCGGCGGCTTGTGTGGGTACGGCTGTTTGATCGGCAGGACTatgggatttctcaatccggacggagctggcaggcgGATTGGCAGAGATTGAAGTGTTAACAGGCCTTTCTTCAGGAATGGCATCGTCTTGTaacggaggatcattgggaatatcttcAGAGGCAAAATCTTCAAGATCTGGCGCTTTCTCATGATCTGGGGCGGCATCTTCTTCAGCTATTTTATCCAaacgggccttcttgcttggtttcggtttggCCCTAAAAGAAAAACAAAGAGTCCGTGAAAAGCATAAGCCATTGCACAATATACTGGAAGCGTATGCTCGTTTTTTCTTACCCGACAACTATTTTCAATGGTGGTAACTGAGTGGCTGATGATTCACCAGAGGATGAATGGGAAgtgacctggtaatcggagtcggacggattaagaggttgacggaagaaacccgctttagaaTTTAAagcaataaaaaggtcggagacctcggagcggcgctTTCGAACTGggctgtttggtaaaccggcagaggtaactacctgaccactgtgccgggttgtgcggcgagcttcatgttgctgcgtcttcataagaaatttggggtccaagtaagcaagaggatgagaaaatttaactttccggtttgcttggcgaaattttggcaaaggcaaattttttgaatcggaagagagaataattacctcagcGAATCCCGCATTGCTGGcctcagcgtcgtcctgacaagcatcatcatcaataaggcgtgtaaaaagtaagccaagtgaatcaagttctacctcaagatccggattacccacatcatcatcaatggctgggtcagatgacGCCGGTGGTTTTCCTCTTgtgagctggtttcttgataactttggtcttgggccgggttggccgccTTGCTTTGTCCGCTTTATCTTGTgaaagtttcttgctccaaaacggattatcaccctggatcagaAGTAATTCAATGTCAGACATATAAAGCAGTAACAGGTTTAATGATGGAACAACTaaaatcttaccgctggcggtttgttggtggtgcagtaaggaggcaggccggtttgagcacagaggtgctccggttcattcaacatcttctttaccgaatctgtgacttcatcatcagagAGTTGGATtttggtgtgtcggagtgggtcgtcgacactatcagtatacttgcacatcaaaccggagcgccgactcagaggcagtatgctccatgatatccaacaacaTGCAAGGTCTATTcccgttaaaccgttggccataaaagctcgaAGCTTGGACAGTTGCGGGGCATATTTGCTTCTTTCCTTGGCATTcagtctttgtggaaaagggtgagtgttgctcaGCCGTTCTGGatggaagccaggcaagggattttcaccctcgggagaagtatctttgcagtaaaaccaggttgcattccactccttggggtgagtatggagtttgacgtggggataagtaATTTCCTTCCTCTTTTGAATAGCCATGCCACCCAATTCAGTATTGGGACCGTCGGTGAATTCAGTACGACGGTTTAAATGAAAGAGGTCTCTAAACAATTCAACagaaggctcctcttgaagatatacCTCAGATAGTACTTGAAAGTGGCACAGattggtaacagaattggggccgatatcctgtggatggagctggaaattggctaacacatcccggtaaaatttcgaaccgggcggtttgaagccccgggccaggtgatctgcgaagaccacaacttctccttcctggggtgtaggaggacattcctctccaggaaccctccagtggattgTATCTTTATCATATAAAGCGCCAATCGAGACTAGGTCATCCAGCTGTGGTTCTGTGATGcgagagggaacccagttgcattcatacacttgtttggccatggtgagatctacaagaaatagttGATCCGGTTTAAGAGCATGCTGGATAAAAGAAGGCGTTGATCTACACTACGATAAACCGGAGGCAGCATCTATAAACCGGTTTTCTGTAATACGGTATcatgtggattctggcggttcaaccaggggactaatgatatatatatatactggtttagcagtttttctatggaaagttaaaccgcctgacctaagcATTGGAAGCGATTGAAGCTATGGATaactaagtatgcagaaacaggtttcgcaAGATCCTGTTACCACGGCGGATCAAACGCGAGCTCATAAAAAATATATTTCGAGGAGTAAGGAAGAAACAAAAGTGAACTGTGGAGCAGATATGTGCGGAAGATCTATGGGCTTAGATGAGAAACTACAGCGGATGCGTAGGGATCACTATTAAATACAATACAAGTTCATGGATCCGTTCAAAGTCAGAGAACAGATATGAACGCGTGAAGAACACAACATGAACAGGGAACCCTaaagaacagatctaggtcaagAAGAGGAGAAACCTTACCAGGAATGGAGAAGACGCGGAAAGATGCCGCAGTGCTCTGGTACGtttaggtcgatgcagcggcccaGGACGAGGCAGAAGTCGACaatggtggcggagctccaagaccagcggcgcgaggaagacgaagaagaaggggctaagggaaagaaaagaaatgacccttcggtcctatttataaagcaacagagctaggtcaagcgcgcggatccaggagctgttgttaaaagagggcgttataaatgatAAAATTTCAGGATGACGTCATACCGGTTTACAACAACCAGAAGTGATGACGACACGGCGGTTTACCAATCATTAGAAGATATCCAAGATGCAagtttttgtgaaggattgacatgaaccagttcaaatcaatctggggcctaatgttggggatattaccactaggcgtaaaccggccagcctgggccgggttaacttcattagtggtaaaAGCAGAgaaaggcccaaggcctgtagtcggtttagaacttGTAGCCGTAAATCGGCctgatgtgtaacttgtattgtaagttaggaatagagagataccaaccgggatacgagtatgaaccggttgggattCTGTGAAccaacgggcgtcacccgtgtatataaggggacgacccggcgacggttcaaggacagacaatcacaactcgagcctaggcgaagcttgtttgctccctagccatcgagaccacatcaattccatcacaactagacgtaggcttttaccttcatcgaaggggccgaactagtataaaactctcgtgtctttgtgtccgctttaaccccttcaagtaaactcgtagcgatggctccacgactaagtcctttcactaggacatctgccgtgacaaatccacgacaattcTCAAGCACCTTATTGTGTTGGATTTAAGGCCACACCAGGCGGGACTTTTGACTAGGCATCCTACCGTGCATGCAAGCCAAACTAACCATACCATCTTCAAATTTGCATCATGTGTTGAAAATGCTCTTGACTATTTTTTAGGGGAAAACCAAGCTTTATTCATCAAAAACCGCAGAAGGTGGGATACATCTTTGGTTGTGGGATTGGCCAAACCAAACGTGGCGTCCCGGACCAAGAGTAAGAGCATGCTTGGGTAAACTATGAGCTTCTATATTAACTCTATGACTTTCAAATTTAAAAATACAATTAAAAGTAGCTGACTGTAGTTTGATTTCATTGATGATGGCTCCATATCTTCCCGCTGAGCCCTTCATGATATCTCCTACGACCTGCTTGCAATCTGAAGAAATGACCATATTGGGTATGTGCAGATCTTCCGCAAGGGCTAAAGCTTCCCTCACCGCCATGGCCTCAAGAGTGGCTGGGTCCTGTACCCCCACTATCACCAACGGTGAGCTGCCAATAAAGTTTCCATCGCCATCCCTACACACAGCAGAAATAGCACCACCCCTGCCCTGGCGTACTGCGGCATAAACATGGATTTTGTGGTACCCCTCGGTGGCGCACTTGGGCGTTGGGCTTGGCCCTACATGGTAGAAGCTATGAGTCTGGTAGCAGGCTTCTCAGAGACAATTGATAGCTCATCGATGAAACGGGTGATAAACGAGTAAGTTGCATGGGGGCTTTGAAATATACCTTCATGGATGACTTTCCTACGCACTGACCAGATCGCCCACAACGCAACAGAGAGCTTGACAAACATGCCATGAGATAATAGTTCCATCAAAGTAAAGATCCATTGTTTGGCGTTGGTTTCTGTGATCTCTGCTAACTTTTGTGCTAATTCGTCATCAACTAGTGCCCATATGCATCGTGACATAGTGCAGTTGACGAGAGAATGCTTCCATGAATCTGGAGCTCCACAAATGCCACATGCTGCTGAATCTATcatatgtctatgggccctaacatCGTTTGTGGGTATCGAATGTTTAGAGAGGCACCATAAGAACATCCTGACCTTCCCTAGAACCTTAGTATTCCAAAGGGTTTCCACGGCTTCTCTTCCATGTTCGCCCGGGACGAGCCAGCGGTGCCATCAAGCCATGCCTCCCTCCTTTGCCTGGTTGAAACAAGCATTCTATAAGCTGACTTCACCAAGAAATTGCCATTCTTTTcgaaattccaactccaaaaatcTGAGATATTTCTTGTGCATAGGGGGATCTTGACAATGACCGAAACATCCATTGGCATAAAGACCTCCTCCACTCGTTGTCTGATCCATGTTGTGGACATTGGATCAATCAACTCGGACACTAGATTGGGCCGGTTATGTGAGATACAACCGTACGGGCATAACATCTCATCCCGTGGCAGCCAATTATCGTTCCATATGTTCGTTGTAGTTCCATTGCCAATTCGTTTGATTAAACCCAGTTTCAGAGTGTCCCTTCCCTCTACCATAGCCCTCTAGATTTGGCTTGGATGATTTCACAAAACAGCTTCCAGAATTGTGGTGTTTGGGAAGTAAACAACTTTCAGAATTCAGCCACTTAGGGACCCTGGATTCTGCAATAATCGCCATGCCTGGCGGGCTAGCATTGCTAGATTAAAGAGCTCAAAATCTTTGAAACCTAATCCTCCCATACCTTTAGGTTGTGTCATTGTTTTCTAAGATACCCAATGTGGCTTTCGCTTGCCATCTTTAGACCCccaccagaactttctgatcatCATGTTCAAATGCTCACATAAACCTCTAGGGAGTTTGAAACAAGACATAGAGATAACCGGCACTGCTTGGGCGACAGATTTAACAAGAACTTCCTTTCCAGTTGATGACAGGGCCTTCGCAATCCATCCCTGAATCTTGCTCCATAGGCGATCTTTGAGATATCTAAACGCACCATTCTTAGATCCTTCAATGTCCGATGGCATCTCAAGATACTTTTCATTTAAAGTTTCATTCTGGACATTTAGACTGGTTTTTACTTCCTGTCTTGTGCTGTCTGGCACCCCTTGCTAACATAGCTTTTATCAAAACCAAGAGTACCCACTAAATTCTCAACATGAGATCCCTCTATTTGAGTTTCTAAGATACAAAGTATAGAGGGGGCATACTGCTTCGCTAGATCATGAAGCTCTCGAACTGTCGCGGGTTTGCCAGCCCCACGACAGTTCCAACATAGTATACTCATTGCGCTGGGCGTGACCCCGCTTGGGGGCCCGCCAAGCACGCATCAGATGGTTTGTTTGTTGTTGAATTCTTATCCTTCCCCTTCACAGTTGTCTGTGGAGTTTGTTTGTTCCTCTTTGACTCTTGTTTTGATGAGGGGCTCGCCGGCACAGGTGGAGGCGGAAGGGCAAGCAGAGTGTTGCCCTCTAGCTGAAGATTAGTGGCTGGCTTCATCATGGCTGGGTCTTGCGGGGCTCCCCTTTTTTGTTTTTATCAGCGTCCTCCATCTCAAAGTCACCAGGCTTGCCCATCGAGAGGTCATCCTCGTAGGGCTCCTGTTCTTGGGTATtccctcttcctcgtcctcttccaGTGCTTGATCGACCCCTGCCTCGGCCGCctcccgagccccttccttcaccTGGACCACGCCCTGGTCCTCTGAACCAAGAGGCCTGCAGATCCTTGAACACCAATGCTTCAGGAATATGAATGCCATTGCCGCACTCCTTATACTTGTGACCAAGATGACCACACACAGCGCACCAATCCGGGAGTCTTTCATATTTGACCATATAAATCTCCTTTACTACCCCTTTCTGCCTCTTGATGACAAGTGACACCGCGTTCTTGAGCGGCTTGTTAACATCTATTCTTATTCGAACTCTGAAGAAGTTACCTTCAAAGTCTTGAGATTTTGGCTCGGCAAAAATAAACTCTCCCACTATCGAGGAAATCGATTTTATCTTGCAGAAGTACCCTTCTGGCAAATCatggatttggatccatatatccACCTTGTTCAGCTATATCATGGACGGCTTTGTGAAGCCATCATATGGTGCGATTACCACCGTTTTTCCCTTGAAGGTTCAAGgcccctctgaaggaaatatgccctagaggcaataataaagttattatttatttccttatatcatgataaatgtttattattcatgctagaattgtattaaccagaaacataatacatgtgtgaatatatagacaaacagagtgtcactagtatgcctctacttgactagctcgttaatcgaatatggttatgtttcctaaccatagacatgagttgacatttgattaacgagatcacatcattaggagaatgatgtgattgacatgacccattccggtagcttagcacacaatcgtttagtatgttgttattgctttcttcatgacttatacatgttcctatgactatgagattatgcaactcccgtttaccggaggaacactttgtatgctatcaaacgtcacaacgtaactgggtgattataaaggtgctctacaggtgtctccgaaggtacttgttgggttggcgtatttcgagattaggatttgtcactccgattgttggagaggtatctctgggccctctcggtaatgcacatcacttaagccttgcaagcattgcaactaatgagttagttgcaggatgatgtattacagaacgagtaaagagacttgccggtaacgagattgaactaggtattgagataccgacgatcgaatctcgggcaagtaacgtaccgatgacaaagggaacaacatgtgttgttatgcggtctgaccgataaagatcttcgtagaatatgtaggagccaatatgagcatccaggttccgctattggttattgaccggagacgtgtctcggtcatgtctacatagttctcgaacccgtagggtctgcacgcttaacgttacgatgaaagttatattatgagtttatatgttttgatgtactgaaggttgttcggagtcccggatgtgatcacggacatgacgaggagtctcgaaatggtcgagacgtgaagattgatatattggaagcctatgtttggatatcggaagtgttccgggtgaaatagtgattttactggagtaccagaggggttaccggaaccccccggaggctattgggccttatgggcccaagtggaggaagaggagaggcggccaaggggcagccgcgcgcccctccccccaagtctgaattggacaaggggggggggcggcgcccccctttccttccccctctctcctccttcccccaagtcctaatgcaactaggaaaaaggaggggagtcctactcccggtgggagtaggactcctccggcgcgcctcctcctatggccggccgcaccccccttgctcctttatatacgggggcaggggggcaccccatagacacaccaattgatcattgatctcttagccgtgtgcggtgccccctccaccatagtccacctcgataatactgtagcggtgcttaggcgaagccctgcgtcagtagaacatcaacatcgtcaccacgccgtcgtgctgacgaaactctccctcaacactcgcctggttcggagttcgagggatgtcatcggggctgaacgtgtgctgaactcggaggtccgtacattcggtacttgatcagtcggatcgtgaagacgtacgactacatcaaccgcgttgtgctaacgcttccgctttcggtctacgagggtacgtggacaacactctcccctctcgttgctatgcatcaccatgatcttgcatgtgcgtaggaatatttttgaaattactacgttccccaacaccctcctCCATCACACGTTCCCAGACGCCTAGGCACGAGTACTGGCTATAGGGTTTATCCGTATGGACGCGAGCTAGAGCCATCCATCTTGTAGCCTCTTTAGGGAGTTCATCTGCTTCGATCACAACATCTTCTAGTTCGTCTTCCTTCAGACCAAGTTCCTTCATCATCGCCTCCATGTCGCTCATGGCCGCGACCAAGCTTGAAGACGGATCTGACATCTCTTAATAATCTCGCCCGAAGAAGAAATCTGTTCCCCGAGCGGTAGATCCCTAGCGTCTCCCCTGGATCGCCGACCCGGAGCCAAGCCCCGGCGGCGAGCGATCGACAAAGGAGGACAGGGGAGCGAAAATCTCCAAAGCAATCGCCGTCGCCTGGAGGAGAGGAAACCCTAGCGAGAGGGGACAACTACCCTTGTGCGGCGATTTCGCGTTTTTTTAGAATCCAAGCTATTAAGGGCCTGTTCGGTAGTTGGCCAGCTTCCCGATTCATCAATTTTTCGCTGGAGCTGGGCCGAACGGTTTGGCTTCGAGAAGCTAGCTTCCCGGATCTGAAGGAGATCTACGTACAAAAAACAGGAGCGGCACTTCTGGCGATCCAAGGAAAAGGGAAGCGGGAGTTAGGCTAAATTACAGAGGAGTGCCACTGCGAAGTGACTCGAGAGGCACATACCGGTTCGCTACGTTCTCTCTCCCCTCTTATTACGTCCCGATGAGGCGACGTGGAGAGATCGCTACCTTTCCCTATGTACTGGGCCAAGCCCAACGACTCTCCTCCTGTGTCTGACCGGGCCTAAGGCCACTTTACGTGTTGAGCTGGCTGGGCTCCAGCTCGCCCATGCAGGTTGGCCTGCCGCTACGAACAGTTTTCATCGATCACGATCTCGTGGAAGAAGCCAACATCGATAAATAGAAGCGGGATTTGCGGATCTAGTGAAGCTAGGGGACTACCGAACAGGCCCTAAGGCCAATTCTAGCCCAGCCCATTAGCAGGCTAGTTCTAGAACACTCGGCCGGCTTGGGGCTAGGGTTTACTGATCctaaaatctactccctccgttccaaaatagatgacccaactttatattaaagatagtacaaagttgagtcatctattttggaacggagggagtactgtacaAGAacaccgaaggaggaggaggcgtaTTCCCCATGGCAACGGCATCGAGGCTCCTGCGGGCCGCCCGGCACGCATCGCTCGCATCTCGCGCCGCTGCGTCAGCGGCATCGAGGCTGCTGCGGGCCGCCCGGAACGCATCGCTCGCATCTCGCCCCGCTGCGTCAGCCGCATCTCGCGCCGCTGCGATGGCCGCGTGCGGCACCGTCGCGGCAGCCGCATCTCGCGCCGCTGCGATGGCCTCTCGCTCAGAGCGTGCGGCCGCAGCCGTCGCCCATTTAGCCTCGGACGTCCTCCAGAGCCGCCCAATTCGCGGCGATGCCTCAAGCACGAAGCCCCATGGCCGTGACGCTCCTCGTTTTTGCCTCGCCGAGTACCTATCCAGCGCCAATTACAAGCGCTTGCCAGGTAAACTTACCAATCCCACCCTCTTTCTTCCTGGTGCAAGGGTCCCTTTTTTTCATAGTTAGGGCTGGGAATCCATCCATCTCTCCTTTTTCTTGAGCCGcatctcataaattctttgacaAACCAAATTGCATGCAATTCGCGGCTGTATGTGCTTGAGAGACATTACTTACGCTTGCTTATAAAACTGTGTGTCATAGATGATGTTAAGACCCCGACGGACAAGGACCTTGAGTCGGACGAAGCCCTATGGGCCTTGTATGAGCGCTGGTGCAAGGCTCATAACAAGGAACGTGACCATGCGGACATGGCTCGCCGGTTCAAAATATTCAAGATCAATGCAGATGATGTGCACCATTGGAACACTTATCTTCCTCCAGATCCAGTGGAAGCAGCCATTCACCGTGAGAAAAGAGAAGAGGCAAAGTTACTTCGTTCAAAAGGCCAAGACGTCTCATACTTTGATGTGTGGCATCTGCCATCGGAATTAGGTCCATTCGCCGATGGCGGAGACCCATTTATTACCGAAAGCAATATGCGCTTGTTGAAGGAAATCGAAGATGCTGAAGGTGTTAAAGCAGAGTAGTAGTTTGCTTAGGGAAATCCCAGACCCTGAATGAGATGAACTCATCTCACCAAATCACTCCACTGTAATAAGTTATGCTTTGCTGTTCCATGTGTACTAAGTTATGCTTCCATGTGTGCTAAGTTATGCTTCAGTGTACTAGCTAAATTATGCCTCTGGAACATCTTTTTCTCTAAGCGGTCATGGTTTGCTTCCTCCTGTGCAAAGTGTCTATTTTTAGTCGTTTGCGTTGTTTACAGGCACAAGCACAAGAGTTCAAACAGATCAAGATCAAGGACGGAGATGGTAATATATGGCAGCTGTTTGGACATTATTTAATTTGTTGAGCATTAGGATGAAAAGAGGTCATTTTTTTATAACTATCATTCATGCATTGTTTGTTAATGTATAATTAAGCTAGCGATTATGCCCAGTGTTAGCAAGCACCTGTATAAATAATCAAtcatacatgtgtgtgtgtgtgtgtaaagaGGACAAAACTAAACTTCGTTATTTGGATTTGTTGGCTCGCTGAACAAAACTGCTGTTTATTACCCCTGTGAAAAACTATGTAGATTGACCATATGAGTTTTCACAACTTGTTTGTTAGGTGCTTGTTTGCCAATTCAGTGAGAAACCTCTAGCTGCGTAGCCGTGATTTACTTGTCCTTTTTGGAGTAGTGTAGCCTCAAGGCAGGGGCGGATCCATGTGAGGGCATGGGTGTACAGATGTACACCCAATTATTTTGGCAAGATTTTTTCTATATATGATGTATACTACGTACATGTATTGAATGTGGTGTAGTTTGTGCAATAAACACATGTTAATTCGCATAAAACTGGCCTCAAAGCCTCAGTCCAACAACCATAAGTTTTGACAGTCTATCCCAGACGACCCAAGTGGCTGCAAGTAAAGGATCCCTACTTGAAATATGGTTTTTGTTACATTTTCTGCTTAAGAATTTTTCTGCAAGTAAGGATAATGACACCATGCCTTGTTTTTGGCCATGACATATTGCATGATTGTGTAGTAAATAATCTTCGTTTTTGTTATTTCTGTATGATACTGTCATTATGATGGTAAAAAAGTTCTTAGTAGCTACGTGAACATTTTAGATATTGTACATGGAAAAAAATTTGAACACCCAAGTCTAAAATCCTGGATCCGCCACTGCCTCAAGGCACCATTTTTTGATGCAAAAACCAAAGCAATTTTTTGTAATACAACTTGAGTAAGTTCAGATGGATTCATGCTAAAGTTCTTTTGCAATCTAATAAAAAACTTCAGAAATAGGTGTAAAATGAACATGTAATCCAGGTTCTAGGACAATTCTTTCGGACATCGAGTTCTACAAATCAACTATTTTCAATTTGTGCAGAAAAAAGAACCAAAATATGCTCATGTACAAAGAAAGTAACATAACTAGTATAGGAGATTAACCCTTTTTGGACCCCAGAGCAGAAACACATTATATCTTTTTATCTAGAGGTAAGTTATGTATTTAAATATCTTTGATTTGTTCTTCTACAAGATCCGTGTATGCTTTAGGATAAAGTTATGGTTGTATCTTTTGCACATATTGCAAATTTCTTTCTCATGGCAGGGAGCAGATAATTTTTTCATTTTCAATTTGAAGATTGCTGAAATGTTTGTGTTTTAGTGTATATAGATAGATAGCACAGTGTTTTCAGCAAAGAATTTTGCCATTTTGTGTATTCTCTATTCGCAAAGGTTGTAACTTGCTCGTCAATTTTAACTGCTCATGATACTGTTTTGCCATTATCTTATGGATTTGCATCAGCTATTGATTATCAAACATCATTTTGTTTTATCTGCCAAAATCACTTCTCGTCAATTTTAACTGCTCATGGATACTGTGTTGTCATTATCTTATGGATTTGCATCATCCATTGATTATCAAAGATCCTTTTGTTTTATCAGCCAAAATCACTCCACAATAAGGATCTCATCGGAGACCTGGGGGTGATCTCTCACGTCAGGCGCCCACAGTGCTGTGTGTGAGCGACCGTGCCCAGTTACCTATTGTATTGTGGCTTCCACCTTATCTCTTTCGGTCTTTCCCTCCTCCTGCGTGTCTATCTCACCAGGTTCCTTTCCATGTCTGTCCGTATCGAGCAATGGAGCCATGGAGGGCAGTGGCGGGCGGCTCGTGCAGTGACACGAGAAGGCGCACTGGTGTGCGGCGGCGTGCCCCGTGCGCAACCCACTGCCTCCTCCTCTGAAACCCTAGGCGAGTGCAGGTATACTGGCTACCTCTGTTTCATGTTTCCTCTTAAATTGTTATTTTTTTTCTTATAATGGATTGCCTTTTATTTCAGTTTCATCCAGACTCATTATGGGAG comes from Triticum aestivum cultivar Chinese Spring chromosome 5B, IWGSC CS RefSeq v2.1, whole genome shotgun sequence and encodes:
- the LOC123111578 gene encoding uncharacterized protein, encoding MATASRLLRAARHASLASRAAASAASRLLRAARNASLASRPAASAASRAAAMAACGTVAAAASRAAAMASRSERAAAAVAHLASDVLQSRPIRGDASSTKPHGRDAPRFCLAEYLSSANYKRLPDDVKTPTDKDLESDEALWALYERWCKAHNKERDHADMARRFKIFKINADDVHHWNTYLPPDPVEAAIHREKREEAKLLRSKGQDVSYFDVWHLPSELGPFADGGDPFITESNMRLLKEIEDAEGVKAE